A window of Saccharomyces paradoxus chromosome XI, complete sequence contains these coding sequences:
- the SKA1 gene encoding Ska1p (similar to YKL023W), producing the protein MNKEELLGFLLDDSGDGQKKCVADEQAYSNWLKNDNEEHVAHEESPSQITVAGAVAGAVAASNKKKQTEAAQEDVEELLNGLEGIIGGADARSFKPKSKSKTKKTRSKPREENVSTEEHEEHIIVLEVEDVSNVSAHDNVNGASPSPNLDCSKKKEKRRKNAKELSNDELKDKLEITTRKSRLESKDLKKKVHRLEKRNVELEQRLEELKIENQTLIEINNRLSKNANEDEDITKSPRNKEKDRKRRERRTARRKEERKQEKKKVPQSFPSSTDMNGQPIEF; encoded by the coding sequence ATGAATAAAGAAGAGTTATTGGGATTCCTACTAGATGACAGTGGTGAcggccaaaaaaaatgcgtTGCGGATGAGCAGGCCTACTCTAATTGGTTAAAGAACGATAATGAGGAACATGTGGCCCATGAGGAAAGCCCTTCACAAATTACTGTAGCTGGGGCTGTAGCTGGGGCCGTAGCCGCATCGAATAAGAAGAAGCAGACAGAAGCCGCACAAGAGGATGTGGAAGAGCTATTAAACGGCTTAGAAGGGATTATTGGAGGCGCGGACGCCCGTAGTTTTAAGCCTAAGTCAAAGAgcaaaaccaaaaagaCTAGATCGAAACCAAGGGAGGAAAACGTAAGTACGGAAGAACATGAAGAACATATTATAGTGCTCGAGGTGGAAGATGTTAGCAATGTGAGTGCCCACGACAATGTCAATGGAGCAAGTCCGTCGCCAAATCTGGACTGttcgaagaagaaagagaagcgAAGGAAAAACGCCAAGGAGCTGTCAAATGATGAGCTAAAAGACAAATTAGAAATTACCACTCGCAAATCACGTCTTGAATCCAAAgacttgaagaagaaagttcATAGGCTCGAAAAAAGGAACGTTGAACTTGAACAACGCCTGGAAGAGTTGAAGATCGAGAATCAGACCTTGATAGAGATTAACAATAGACTTTCGAAGAATGCGAATGAGGACGAAGATATTACGAAGAGCCCGAGgaataaggaaaaggacCGAAAGCggagagaaagaagaacgGCAAGGagaaaagaggaaagaaagcaggaaaaaaagaaggtgCCGCAGTCTTTCCCTTCATCAACCGATATGAATGGACAACCTATAGAATTTTGA
- a CDS encoding Cdc16 (Subunit of the anaphase-promoting complex/cyclosome (APC/C)~similar to YKL022C) produces the protein MSGIGDKNQFRIIVGSYEHNILCLSLDIPTQKENDAAKTPHFIPIFHFQAHSLSIKCLAVSRRYLVSGSNDEHIRIYDLQKRKELGTLLSHQGSITALQFSHPASSSEDATVARGSKNSKWLLSASEDHKIMVWRVKDWETVGTLKGHTARVNDVDIHPTNRIAISVSDDHSIRLWNLMTLRNAAVLKLRKYNTNGTCVRWLGAKGDYFAVGLRDRVLIYETGSAKVFKEITLDRKTLMHIETHILPFDNKEYLSVGVSDGNVHFYSCEELFEKVEENGKQEDVDNKEKIDPSFSLLGHTNRIKDFKFYTNEFGTYLVTIGSDGKIVVWDMSTKEQVAVYDCGERLNCLTLCDESIEKYSTMKKRDAETAEIGEQSEVESDTEELKKIMFGEKKKLNKKKQKQSKKGKVIVYLNRSRRYEVLSLLLSLLLLFVERPHIIAGRLSKPQQIVKSSNKVSMRNPMSPSEQHSQHNSTLAASPFVSNVSARTQQSLPTDAQSDHLQQPWNRTNTATSPYQSLANSPLLQKLQANIMTPHQPSANPNSITGNPANDNNLLASTSKNSMFGSTIPSTLRKVSLQREYKDSVDGTLDDDDNNDDDDHNNGDTAVNTNNDRESKLGHNGPLTTTTLTTTTTATQLDVSELSAIERLRLWRFDALMQHMYRTAEYIADKVYTISNDPDDAFWLGQVYYNNNQYVRAVELITRNNLDGINILCRYLLGLSFVKLQRFDDALDVIGEYNPFSEDPTTTAAIATNNNGSNSTTSQPITDGGIKMESSLCFLRGKIYFAQNNFSKARDALREAILVDIKNFEAFEMLLSKNLLTPQEEWELFDSLDFKEFGEDKEIMKNLYKINLSKYINTDDITKSNEILTKEYKLADNVDVIRSKVDICYTQCKFNECLELCETVLENDEFNTNILPTYIGCLYELSNKNKLFLLSHRLAETFPKSAITWFSVATYYMSLDRISEAQKYYSKSSILDPSFAAAWLGFAHTYALEGEQDQALTAYSTASRFFPGMHLPKLFLGMQFMAMNSLNLAESYFVLAYDICPNDPLVLNEMGVMYFKKNEFVKAKKYLKKALEVVKDLDPSSRTTISIQLNLGHTYRKLNENEIAIKCFKCVLEKNDKNSEIHCSLGYLYLKTKKLQKAIDHLHKSLYLKPNNASATTLLKNALELNVTLSLDSSHPLIDKSNLMSQASKDKASINKKRSSLAYDPANMAKRLRTQKEIIDLNNKALKKGAGDSKSGNNNVDDDCDADMELE, from the exons atgagcGGTATAGGTGACAAGAACCAATTTCGTATCATTGTAGGCTCATACGAGCACAACATCTTATGTTTATCCTTAGATATTCCAACgcaaaaggaaaacgatGCGGCAAAGACACCACATTTTATAccaatatttcattttcaagcTCATTCGTTGAGTATCAAATGTTTAGCCGTTTCTAGAAGATACTTAGTTTCCGGATCCAATGACGAACATATCAGAATTTATGATTtgcaaaagagaaaggaaTTAGGTACGTTGTTAAGCCATCAGGGTTCTATTACTGCTTTGCAATTTTCGCACCCTGCTTCTTCCAGTGAGGATGCTACCGTTGCAAGGGGAAGTAAGAACAGTAAATGGCTATTATCAGCATCAGAAGACCACAAGATTATGGTTTGGAGAGTAAAGGACTGGGAGACGGTGGGAACGTTAAAAGGACATACAGCAAGAGTTAATGATGTGGATATCCACCCCACTAACAGAATTGCCATAAGTGTTAGTGATGACCATTCTATACGTCTTTGGAATTTGATGACTCTGAGAAATGCTGCTGTGCTAAAActaagaaaatataatacAAACGGGACTTGTGTTAGATGGTTAGGCGCGAAAGGTGATTACTTTGCAGTTGGTTTAAGAGATAGGGTCCTTATTTATGAAACAGGATCAGCGAAAGTGTTTAAAGAAATAACCCTTGACAGAAAAACTCTTATGCATATTGAGACACATATTTTACCATTCGATAATAAGGAATACCTTTCTGTTGGTGTTAGTGATGGTAATGTTCATTTCTATTCTTGTGAAGAGTTATTCgaaaaagttgaagaaaatggaaagcAGGAAGATGTTGACAATAAGGAGAAAATCGAtccctctttttctttattgggCCACACAAATCGtatcaaagatttcaagTTCTATACTAATGAATTTGGTACTTACCTAGTTACCATTGGTTCTGACGGTAAGATTGTTGTATGGGATATGTCTACAAAAGAACAAGTAGCAGTATACGACTGTGGTGAAAGGCTGAATTGTTTAACATTATGCGACGAAAGCATCGAGAAATACAGTacaatgaagaagagagaTGCTGAAACAGCTGAAATAGGTGAACAAAGTGAAGTGGAGAGTGATACCgaagaattaaagaagataatgtttggtgaaaagaagaaactcaataaaaagaagcagaagCAATCGAAGAAGGGCAAAGT GATAGTTTATCTTAATCGTTCAAGACGATATGAAGTTTTGtctttattattgtcattgttattgttatttgtGGAAAGGCCACACATTATAGCAGGTAGGTTGTCAAAGCCACAACAAATTGTAAAATCGTCAAACAAAGTATCTATGAGGAACCCCATGTCCCCTTCGGAACAACACTCGCAACATAACTCCACATTGGCCGCCTCACCGTTTGTTTCTAACGTATCTGCAAGGACACAACAAAGTTTACCGACCGATGCTCAGAGTGATCATTTACAGCAACCCTGGAACAGAACCAATACGGCTACCAGTCCATATCAGTCACTAGCAAATAGCCCTTTATTACAGAAATTGCAAGCGAACATCATGACCCCGCACCAGCCATCTGCCAATCCCAATTCCATCACGGGCAATCCTGCAAATGACAACAACTTGTTAGCGTCCACGTCTAAGAATAGTATGTTCGGTTCTACGATACCGTCCACATTAAGAAAAGTGAGTTTACAGCGCGAGTATAAGGATTCGGTTGACGGTACgcttgatgatgatgataataatgatgacgatgaccACAACAATGGCGATACAGCTGTGAATACTAATAATGACCGAGAGAGTAAACTAGGGCACAATGGGCCACTCACGACTACAACATTAACGACAACAACGACAGCAACTCAACTAGATGTTTCTGAATTATCTGCTATAGAGAGGTTAAGGCTTTGGAGGTTCGACGCGTTGATGCAGCATATGTATAGAACAGCGGAATATATTGCAGATAAGGTGTATACCATATCAAACGACCCTGATGATGCCTTTTGGCTGGGCCAAGTATACTACAATAATAATCAGTACGTAAGGGCTGTGGAACTTATTACCAGAAACAATTTGGATGGCATTAATATCCTATGTCGATATTTGTTAGGACTTTCCTTTGTCAAATTACAGAGATTTGATGACGCTCTGGACGTCATAGGCGAATATAATCCATTCAGTGAGGACCCAACTACAACGGCTGCAATTGCCACGAACAATAATGGCAGTAATAGCACTACTTCGCAGCCAATTACTGACGGCGGCATAAAAATGGAGTCATCATTATGTTTTCTGAGAGGTAAAATATACTTTGCACAAAATAATTTCAGTAAGGCAAGGGATGCACTTCGTGAGGCGATTTTGGtagatatcaaaaattttgaagctTTCGAAATGCTCTTGTCCAAGAATCTGCTAACTCCTCAGGAGGAATGGGAATTGTTCGACTCTTTGgatttcaaagaatttggggaagataaagaaattatgaAGAATCTTTATAAGATCAACCTATCCAAATATATCAACACGGATGATATAACGAAATCCAATGAGATCCTAACGAAGGAATACAAATTGGCTGACAATGTGGATGTCATAAGAAGTAAAGTGGATATTTGCTATACGCAATGCAAATTCAACGAATGCTTAGAGTTATGCGAGACCGTCTTGGAAAACGATGAATTCAATACGAATATCTTGCCAACATACATTGGATGTCTATATGAATTGTCAAATAAGAATAAGCTTTTCCTTCTATCACATCGATTGGCAGaaacttttccaaagtCTGCAATAACATGGTTTAGTGTCGCCACCTATTATATGAGCTTGGACAGAATTAGCGAAGCACAGAAATACTATTctaaatcatcaatattgGATCCAAGCTTTGCTGCCGCATGGCTCGGGTTTGCACATACATATGCCTTGGAAGGTGAACAAGATCAAGCATTAACAGCATACTCTACAGCTTCCAGATTCTTTCCTGGAATGCACTTACCAAAACTATTCCTCGGAATGCAGTTTATGGCAATGAATTCATTAAATTTAGCAGAATCTTACTTTGTTCTGGCATATGATATTTGTCCGAACGATCCGTTAGTACTCAATGAAATGGGTGTAATGTACTTTAAGAAGAACGAATTTGTCAAAGCCAAGAAGTACTTGAAGAAGGCGCTGGAAGTGGTGAAAGATCTTGATCCAAGTTCAAGGACAACAATATCAATCCAATTAAATTTAGGTCACACTTATAGAAAGTTGAATGAGAACGAGATTGCTATTAAGTGTTTCAAATGTGTCTTGgagaaaaatgataaaaattcagaaataCATTGTTCATTAGgatatttatatttgaagacgaaaaaattacaaaaggCCATCGATCATTTGCACAAATCATTGTATCTGAAGCCTAATAATGCATCTGCGACAACgctattgaaaaatgccCTAGAGCTAAACGTGACGTTATCATTGGACTCCAGCCACCCGCTAATTGACAAGTCGAATCTAATGAGTCAGGCAAGCAAGGACAAGGCTTCcattaataaaaaaagatcttcATTGGCTTACGACCCTGCTAACATGGCTAAAAGGTTGAGAACACAAAAGGAGATCATTGACCTAAATAACAAAGCTCTTAAGAAGGGGGCTGGCGACAGCAAAAGTGGCAATAATAATGTCGATGATGACTGTGATGCAGATATGGAACTAGAATGA
- the SPT23 gene encoding Spt23p (ER membrane protein involved in regulation of OLE1 transcription~similar to YKL020C), with translation MMSSTGNVSSLLHSYNANIQRNDESPDLDLLESELLDIALLNPGSSLQDPGLLSLNQEKMTAAITTTPVKEEEEELRDDVASLQGLLDRHVQFGRKLPLRTPYANPLDFININPHSLPFSLEVTGLPMVSRVETQMKLSFRIRNAHARKNFFIHLPSDCIAKDKFFTSSDDPTNLTIPNRDINERTLFLDSFLLCASNSNSNNFKQTYVCNRCINREKRRASRRKSGLNDNSIWQNNENKRAIIFNSKQLFIISNNGLSGNSNSINFDLPTRIVCYCRHHKATNGFVVLFLLKDHNGDILAKTITDPIMIMDKKNASNTTTPTSTNNAQVSPMTNDTRSFSSPQSDLNLPSELSLPSNNKNFIISTNCMLDNNYCKNNNDNDNKNNINANTAMINNNKHFPSPNSSSEDSNHSFSDIHFSGNNGNNLHRSLDSWSSTGFNNSSNPALTTLTSDFSTTSARHTGKRQRSINESFMSTPNTFSRLPQKFIDSSKDTSNHSSVSMALNNKPSIQRVIPAQGSINGGIEVTLLGSKFKQGLIIKFGENIALSSQCWNESTMVTYLPPSSKPGPVLVTIVDPSETSMRNNSNSSNSTSNSTNDILHLNKYTGDKAIFTYVDDTDRQLIELALQIVGLKMNGKLEDARNIAKRIVGSDSSPSNNSAGLHSQNISSNSYTNMMRNINDEQLIIEVIKSFKRNNNLSTVNLSMCDVRGRTLLHLAAFNNWYSLVSLLIKYGSHLNDQDVFGFTPLHMACINGDLRIIRLLLECNVNIMKKTKNGFIAKQFFLMNYTINKTRYSNYESTLFDDILTKLTKNATGCADNQPFERNLSQSSFNSSLFDNDDDDDDVAGNDYGQERKYLPADSAALISEQSNRNDNTSFAIMDSDSGYDISDCESSDEIALEFFNTHNIKDVSCKPNQQPKTTKANIVPDGSLWNRMLTRLNDELPKYEDLFPKKPRNWELGSKSVDITPDESAQMTVDDSHTSSEDDELEALQIGFNTIFPKKQNFQNDKMLLFFWIPLTLLLLSCFTLSKLGKDDDMFHNLSKIVQEYLRIGLAKVLLGNERMKTSFKMQLSNFQNNNILNDMRVK, from the coding sequence ATGATGAGTAGCACTGGAAACGTTTCCTCGCTGCTTCACAGCTACAACGCCAACATACAGCGCAACGATGAGTCTCCGGACTTAGATCTGCTAGAATCTGAATTACTGGATATTGCTCTGCTCAATCCCGGGTCCTCTTTGCAAGACCCTGGTTTGTTGAGTCTCAACCAAGAGAAAATGACGGCAGCAATAACTACCACACCAGTCAAGgaagaggaggaggagCTGAGGGATGACGTTGCTTCTTTGCAAGGATTACTTGATCGGCATGTCCAATTTGGCAGAAAGCTACCTCTGAGGACGCCATACGCTAATCCGCTGGATTTTATCAACATTAACCCACATTCCCTGCCATTTTCCCTAGAAGTGACTGGATTGCCCATGGTCTCTAGAGTAGAAACTCAGATGAAGCTGAGCTTTCGGATTAGAAACGCACatgcaagaaaaaatttcttcattcatTTACCCTCTGATTGTATAGCGAAAGACAAGTTTTTCACGAGCTCAGATGATCCCACCAACTTGACAATACCTAATAGGGACATCAACGAAAGAACCCTTTTCTTGGACTCCTTTCTTCTGTGTGCGTCTAACAGCAATAGCAACAACTTCAAACAGACCTATGTTTGTAATAGATGTATCaacagagaaaaaagaagagccTCAAGAAGAAAGTCCGGATTAAACGACAATTCTATCTGGCAAAATaacgaaaacaaaagagcAATCATATTCAATAGTAAAcaacttttcatcattaGTAACAACGGTTTGAGCGGTAACTCCAACTCCATCAATTTCGATTTACCGACAAGAATTGTTTGTTACTGCAGACATCACAAAGCAACTAATGGATTTGTAGTCCTGTTTCTTTTAAAGGACCATAACGGCGACATCTTGGCGAAAACTATAACAGATCCCATTATGATCAtggacaagaaaaatgccAGCAATACTACCACTCCGACGAGCACCAACAATGCCCAGGTGTCACCAATGACAAATGACACTAGGTCCTTTTCATCCCCGCAAAGTGACCTAAACCTTCCATCCGAACTCTCTCTGCCTTCAAACAATAagaattttatcatttccACGAACTGTATGCTTGATAACAATTATTGTaagaataacaatgacaatgacaacaaaaacaacatCAATGCTAATACCGCAATgatcaacaacaacaaacaCTTTCCATCACCAAATTCCTCTAGTGAGGACAGCAaccattctttttcagatattcatttttcagGCAACAACGGCAACAATCTCCATCGCTCGCTAGACTCCTGGTCCTCCACAGGTTTTAATAACTCGTCTAACCCCGCTCTCACTACATTAACTAGCGATTTCAGTACGACTTCTGCAAGACACACTGGCAAGAGACAGCGTTCGATAAACGAGTCTTTCATGTCTACGCCTAATACGTTTTCCCGTCTTCCTCAGAAATTCATCGATTCTTCTAAAGATACGTCCAACCACAGCAGTGTTTCCATGGCGCTCAATAACAAACCTTCTATTCAGCGTGTCATCCCCGCACAAGGCTCCATTAACGGAGGTATAGAGGTGACTTTGCTTGGCTCAAAGTTTAAACAGGGCTTAATTATCAAGTTTGGTGAAAATATAGCATTGTCCAGCCAATGCTGGAACGAATCTACGATGGTAACTTATTTGCCGCCATCATCTAAACCTGGACCAGTCTTGGTAACTATCGTCGACCCGAGTGAGACATCTATGAGAAACAACAGCAATAGTAGTAATTCCACTAGTAATAGTACTAATGACATTCTGCACTTGAACAAGTATACTGGTGATAAAGCAATCTTTACTTATGTCGATGATACTGATAGGCAACTGATTGAATTGGCTCTGCAAATCGTGGGACTCAAAATGAACGGTAAGCTGGAGGATGCGAGAAATATTGCTAAAAGGATTGTTGGCAGTGATTCATCGCCGTCTAACAACAGTGCAGGATTACACTCACAAAATAtctcatcaaattcatacACGAATATGATGCGAAACATAAACGATGAACAATTAATCATTGAAGTCATTAAATCATTCAAGAGAAATAACAATCTCTCCACCGTTAATCTTTCCATGTGTGATGTTAGGGGTAGAACTCTATTACACTTGGCGGCATTTAATAACTGGTATAGTCTCGTTTCATTACTAATCAAATATGGTTCGCACTTAAATGATCAAGATGTGTTTGGTTTTACCCCGCTACATATGGCGTGTATTAATGGGGACCTGAGAATTATAAGACTACTATTAGAATGCAACGTTaatataatgaagaaaaccaaGAACGGCTTCATTGCTAAACAGTTCTTCTTGATGAATTACACCATCAACAAAACCAGGTACTCTAACTATGAATCCACTCTGTTTGACGACATTTTAACTAAATTGACCAAGAATGCAACAGGGTGCGCTGATAATCAACCATTTGAGAGAAACTTATCCCAGTCAAGTTTTAACTCAAGTTTATTTGATAAtgacgacgatgatgatgatgttgCTGGTAATGACTATGgccaagaaagaaaatatttaccGGCAGACTCGGCTGCCCTCATCTCCGAACAATCCAATCGCAATGACAATACGTCATTTGCAATCATGGATTCAGATTCAGGCTATGACATAAGTGATTGCGAATCATCAGATGAGATTGCCTTGGAGTTCTTTAATACCCACAACATTAAGGACGTCTCTTGCAAGCCAAACCAACAACCGAAAACTACTAAGGCCAACATAGTGCCTGATGGATCTTTATGGAACAGAATGCTAACTCGTCTAAATGACGAACTTCCAAAGTATGAAGATCTGTTCCCAAAAAAACCTAGAAACTGGGAACTTGGTAGCAAATCTGTGGACATTACGCCAGATGAGTCTGCCCAAATGACAGTGGATGATTCTCATACTTCTTCAGAGGACGATGAGTTGGAAGCCTTACAGATTGGATTCAACACAATCTTCCCCAAGAAGCAAAACTTTCAGAATGATAAGATGCTGTTATTCTTCTGGATTCCATTAActttactattattatcatgTTTCACGTTGTCAAAGTTAGGgaaagatgatgatatgTTTCATAATTTATCCAAAATTGTCCAGGAGTATTTAAGGATTGGATTAGCCAAGGTTCTATTAGGCAACGAAAGAATGAAAACCTCTTTCAAAATGCAATTATCGAACtttcaaaacaataacattCTAAATGACATGCGAGTCAAGTAA
- the RAM2 gene encoding bifunctional protein farnesyltransferase/protein geranylgeranyltransferase (Alpha subunit of farnesyltransferase and geranylgeranyltransferase-I~similar to YKL019W), which produces MEEYDYSDIKPLPIQTGLQDELCRIMYTDDYKRLMGLARALISLNELSPRALQLTAQIIDVAPAFYTIWNYRFNIIKHMNAESEDTVLYLNKELDWLDEVTLNNPKNYQIWSYRQSLLKLHPSPSFKRELPILKLMIDDDSKNYHVWSYRKWCCLFFSDFQHELSYTSDLIRLDIYNNSAWTHRMFYWVNARDVTSEVELADELQFIMDKIQLVPQNISPWTYLRGFQKFFHDRLQWDSKVVQFATTFIGGVLSLPIGSPQDLPEIESSYALEFLAYHWGADPCTRDDAVKAYSLLAIKYDPIRKNLWHHKINNLN; this is translated from the coding sequence ATGGAAGAATACGACTATTCGGACATTAAACCCTTGCCCATTCAGACAGGCTTACAGGATGAACTGTGCAGGATCATGTACACGGACGACTATAAGAGGTTGATGGGGCTCGCAAGGGCTCTGATCAGCCTCAACGAACTGTCGCCGAGGGCACTGCAGCTAACAGCCCAAATTATCGATGTGGCACCAGCTTTCTACACCATATGGAATTACCGattcaatatcatcaagCACATGAATGCTGAATCTGAGGACACTGTCTTGTACTTGAACAAGGAATTAGACTGGCTAGACGAAGTTACGTTGAATAACCCGAAGAATTATCAGATTTGGTCCTATCGACAATCTCTTTTGAAGTTACATCCCTCTCCTTCCTTTAAAAGAGAGCTGCCtatcttgaaattgatgattGATGATGATTCCAAGAATTACCACGTTTGGTCATACAGAAAGTGGTGTTGTCTGTTCTTCAGCGACTTCCAACATGAGCTCTCCTACACTAGCGATCTCATCAGGTTAGATATTTATAATAATAGCGCATGGACTCATAGGATGTTTTACTGGGTAAACGCGAGAGATGTGACTTCAGAGGTAGAATTGGCGGACGAGCTTCAGTTCATTATGGACAAGATTCAATTGGTTCCGCAAAACATCAGTCCTTGGACCTACCTTCGTGGTTTCCAAAAGTTCTTTCATGATAGGCTTCAATGGGACAGCAAAGTCGTCCAGTTCGCCACAACCTTCATTGGCGGCGTATTGTCACTGCCAATTGGCTCACCACAGGATTTGCCCGAGATTGAGTCCTCATATGCCCTAGAATTCCTGGCATATCACTGGGGTGCAGACCCATGTACCAGAGACGACGCTGTTAAGGCCTATAGCTTGCTAGCAATCAAATACGATCCTATTAGAAAAAACTTGTGGCAccataaaataaataatctAAACTGA
- the MCO12 gene encoding Mco12p (similar to YKL018C), with product MLGMIRWVVEGTLVAMLLSAIRRETGMIFFYNQYQLGGWIHRYLSWGEMCYSRTVKMVKRSKFFRKQLNEDGFGRINDNSPKGRGRDQSQYSSRFVELD from the coding sequence ATGTTGGGAATGATAAGGTGGGTAGTAGAGGGGACATTGGTAGCGATGCTCTTGTCGGCAATAAGAAGAGAAACGGGAATGATATTCTTCTACAACCAGTATCAGCTGGGCGGTTGGATACATAGGTATCTGTCATGGGGAGAGATGTGTTACTCAAGGACGGTGAAGATGGTAAAACGTTCTAAGTTTTTCAGGAAGCAGTTGAATGAGGATGGGTTTGGACGCATCAATGATAACAGTCCAAAAGGAAGGGGAAGGGATCAATCTCAATACAGTAGTAGGTTTGTAGAACTAGATTAA
- the SWD2 gene encoding WD-repeat containing protein SWD2 (Subunit of the COMPASS (Set1C) histone H3K4 methyltransferase complex~similar to YKL018W) has protein sequence MTTVSINKPNLLKFKHVKSFQPQEKDYGPVTSLNFDDNGQFLLTSSSNDTMQLFSATNCKFLDTIASKKYGCHSAIFTHAQNECIYSSTMKNFDIKYLNLETNQYLRYFSGHGALVNDLKMNPVNDTFLSSSYDESVRLWDLKISKPQVIIPSLVPNCIAYDPSGLVFALGNPENFEIGLYNLKKIQEGPFLIIKINDSTFSQWNKLEFSNNGKYLLVGSSIGKHLIFDAFTGQQLFELIGTRAFPVREFLDSGSACFTPDGEFVLGTDYDGRIAIWNHSDSISNKILRPQGFIPCVSHETCPRSIAFNPKYSMFVTADETVDFYVYDE, from the coding sequence ATGACTACTGTGTCCATCAATAAACCCAACCTGCTGAAATTCAAACATGTTAAGAGCTTCCAAcctcaagaaaaagactATGGACCCGTAACCTCATTGAATTTCGACGATAATGGCCAGTTCCTACTGACCTCTTCTTCCAACGATACAATGCAATTGTTCAGCGCCACGAATTGCAAATTTCTGGACACGATAGCATCTAAGAAATACGGCTGTCATTCTGCTATCTTCACGCACGCACAAAACGAATGTATCTATTCTTCtacaatgaaaaatttcgacATTAAATACCTTAACCTGGAAACAAATCAATATCTAAGATACTTCTCCGGACATGGCGCCCTAGTGAACGACTTAAAGATGAACCCAGTGAACGACACATTTCTATCGTCATCGTATGATGAATCTGTCAGGCTTTgggatttgaaaatttctaaACCACAGGTAATTATTCCAAGCCTCGTACCAAATTGTATCGCATATGATCCAAGTGGTCTTGTCTTTGCCCTGGGGAACccagaaaattttgaaattgggctatataatttgaaaaaaatccagGAAGGTCCTTTCCTGATaatcaaaatcaatgatTCCACTTTCAGTCAATGGAATAAACTAGAATTCTCTAACAACGGGAAATATTTATTAGTTGGCTCCTCGATTGGCAAACACTTAATTTTCGACGCATTTACAGGTCAACAATTATTTGAACTAATAGGAACAAGGGCCTTCCCGGTGAGAGAATTTCTAGATTCTGGATCTGCTTGTTTCACACCAGATGGTGAATTTGTCCTTGGAACGGATTATGATGGTAGGATTGCTATCTGGAATCATTCTGATTCAATAAGTAACAAGATACTAAGGCCGCAAGGATTTATTCCCTGTGTTTCTCATGAGACTTGTCCCAGGTCAATTGCATTCAACCCTAAATATTCGATGTTTGTTACAGCAGACGAAACAGTAGATTTTTACGTATACGATGAATGA